In Macrotis lagotis isolate mMagLag1 chromosome 8, bilby.v1.9.chrom.fasta, whole genome shotgun sequence, a single genomic region encodes these proteins:
- the LOC141494918 gene encoding G-protein coupled receptor 22-like → METPSDLPAPESSDGPGAAADAGWAAGPFPGGFRASLAGVLLLELALGLGCNAAALLLHRARAGPRASASARLTLSLHVLDTLICALCVPLSVAVLLLPPPPPPRAPRPAAPRPATSLLCRFHEAGVTFSGVATAAGVLAVSLDRYDMSARPARRRLTPARALLLLAGAWLLSLAAFSLPFVEAELAPGAWDEAAGADNRTGVACVGAGGGGAAGPGAPAGRGHLLVQIPAFVAALVGLLVTYARVLHALSAGLGARAGRRRRGRRGRGRRGRGRGGGGGAPGAAEARGPSPPPPAAPAPAPPPPALQTSVSVILALRRAVRRHRDRRARRRRVLRRSLLIVSSFVGCWAPLSVGNLLLLCLGPSERLARLRLCCLAAAYGTTVLHPLLYAFPRRPLGRALRGRARRHAVCALRPEPPAAGAAVVRDSWLGARKGRARAPAAAPAPD, encoded by the coding sequence ATGGAGACCCCCTCGGACCTTCCGGCGCCGGAGAGCAGTGATGGACCCGGAGCCGCGGCGGACGCGGGCTGGGCCGCGGGCCCCTTCCCCGGGGGCTTCCGGGCCTCGCTGGCCGGCGTGCTGCTCCTGGAGCTGGCGCTGGGCCTGGGCTGCAACGCGGCGGCCCTGCTGCTGCACCGcgcccgggccgggccccgggccTCGGCCAGCGCCCGCCTGACCCTCAGCCTGCACGTGCTGGACACGCTCATCTGCGCGCTCTGCGTCCCGCTCAGCGTGGCCGTCctgctgctgccgccgccgccgccgccccgcgccccgcgccccgccgccccgcgccccgccaCCAGCCTGCTCTGCCGCTTCCACGAGGCCGGCGTCACCTTCAGCGGCGTGGCCACGGCGGCCGGCGTCCTGGCCGTCAGCCTGGACCGCTACGACATGTCGGCGCGGCCGGCGCGCCGCCGCCTGACGCCCGCGCGGGCGCTCCTGCTGCTGGCCGGCGCCTGGCTGCTGTCGCTGGCCGCCTTCTCCCTGCCCTTCGTGGAGGCCGAGCTGGCGCCGGGCGCGTGGGACGAGGCCGCGGGCGCCGACAACCGCACGGGCGTGGCCTGCGTGGGtgcgggcggcggcggcgcggcgggCCCGGGGGCGCCGGCCGGCAGGGGCCACCTGCTGGTGCAGATCCCGGCCTTCGTGGCCGCGCTGGTGGGGCTGCTGGTGACCTACGCGCGCGTGCTGCACGCGCTGAGCGCGGGCCTCGGGGCGCGGGCCggccggcggcggcggggccggcgggggcgcgggcggcggggccgggggcgcggcggcggcgggggcgccCCGGGGGCGGCCGAGGCCCGCGGGCCCAGCCCCCCGCCgcccgcggccccggccccggccccgccgccgcccgcccTGCAGACGTCGGTGTCGGTGATCCTGGCGCTGCGCAGGGCCGTGCGGCGGCACCGGGACCGGCGGGCCCGGCGGCGGCGCGTCCTGCGGCGCTCGCTGCTCATCGTCAGCTCCTTCGTGGGCTGCTGGGCGCCCTTGTCCGTGGGCAACCTGCTGCTGCTGTGCCTGGGCCCCAGCGAGCGGCTGGCGCGCCTGCGGCTGTGCTGCCTGGCGGCGGCCTACGGCACCACGGTGCTGCACCCGCTGCTCTACGCCTTCCCGCGCCGGCCGCTCGGCCGGGCGCTGCGGGGCCGGGCCCGGAGGCACGCCGTGTGCGCCCTGCGGCCCGAGCCCCCCGCCGCCGGCGCCGCCGTGGTGCGCGACTCCTGGCTCGGGGCGCGCAAaggccgggcccgggccccggcGGCCGCGCCGGCCCCGGACTGA